One region of Exiguobacterium acetylicum genomic DNA includes:
- a CDS encoding DUF350 domain-containing protein, translating to MNIFENVYVYTTALYSVAGLLIILGLALFELTTRYKNWEHIKSGNIAVALATGGKIIGLANIVHFAVQGEERVGSIFLESAFGFLLLISTYWIFEFLTPNLPVDREIENGNIAVGIISCALSIGMSYVIGSALVG from the coding sequence ATGAACATTTTTGAGAACGTCTATGTCTATACGACAGCGCTCTATTCGGTCGCGGGATTACTGATCATTTTAGGACTTGCACTTTTTGAGTTGACAACCCGGTATAAAAACTGGGAACATATCAAGAGTGGCAACATCGCCGTTGCGTTAGCAACAGGTGGAAAAATCATCGGACTCGCCAATATCGTTCATTTCGCTGTTCAAGGGGAAGAACGGGTCGGGTCGATATTTCTTGAAAGTGCTTTTGGCTTCTTACTGTTGATATCGACATACTGGATCTTTGAATTCCTGACACCGAATTTGCCGGTAGACCGTGAAATCGAGAACGGCAACATTGCTGTCGGCATTATTTCATGTGCCTTATCGATCGGCATGTCCTACGTCATCGGATCAGCGTTAGTGGGGTGA